In Beggiatoa leptomitoformis, the genomic window GAAGAAATGCGAACACTCATGGCAAAAACCCGCGAATTTTTCAACTTATGTGATGATGACAGCGGCGAATACTCCATAGAAATTGACCCGCGTGAAGTACAAAACGACACCATCAGCTTATTGCGTGAATTGGGTTTTAACCGCATGAGTTTAGGCGTACAAGACTTTGAACCCACTGTACAACAAGCCGTTAATCGCTTACAAACTGAAGCAGAAACATTTACTGTATTAGACGCAGCACGGCGCGAAGGCTTTAAATCCATTAGCATTGATTTAATTTATGGTTTACCACACCAAACCGTTGACACCTTTGCCCGTACATTAGACAAAATTATTGCCGTACAACCCGACCGTTTATCCGTTTTTAACTACGCACACTTACCCACCCTATTCAAACCACAACGGCGGATTAATACTGAAGAATTACCCAGTCCAGCCGACAAATTGGCGATTTTACAAACAACGATTAATCGCTTAACAGACGCAGGCTATGTTTACATTGGTATGGACCATTTTGCCCGTCCTGATGATGAATTAGCCATTGCGCAACGTAACGGCACGCTCTACCGTAATTTTCAAGGCTATGCAACACAAGCAGATTGCGACCTCATCGGCTTAGGCATTACTTCTATTGGTAAAGTAGGTGATAGTTATAGCCAAAATGTGAAAACCTTAGAAGAATACTACGCCTTGATTGATGCGGGACAATTAGCCGTATTTCGTGGTGTCGCGTTAGAAACAGATGACAAGTTACGCCGAGAAATTATTACACAACT contains:
- the hemN gene encoding oxygen-independent coproporphyrinogen III oxidase codes for the protein MQQQLIFDADLIKRYDKAGPRYTSYPTAVQFHTGFDATAYRTEALRSHNADTPLSLYFHIPFCDTVCFYCACNKVVTKDRSRAAPYLARVYQEMMLQSQLFSRDRQVSQLHWGGGTPTFLSHEEMRTLMAKTREFFNLCDDDSGEYSIEIDPREVQNDTISLLRELGFNRMSLGVQDFEPTVQQAVNRLQTEAETFTVLDAARREGFKSISIDLIYGLPHQTVDTFARTLDKIIAVQPDRLSVFNYAHLPTLFKPQRRINTEELPSPADKLAILQTTINRLTDAGYVYIGMDHFARPDDELAIAQRNGTLYRNFQGYATQADCDLIGLGITSIGKVGDSYSQNVKTLEEYYALIDAGQLAVFRGVALETDDKLRREIITQLMCHFSLSIALIENAFQIDFQDYFATEWQALASLQADGLIEYNAEKITILPAGRLLVRNICMTFDKYLRLATEQRFSKVI